The sequence below is a genomic window from Candidatus Eremiobacterota bacterium.
CGACGACGTAGAACTTCGGCGTTTGGCGGACGCGCGCGAGCTCGAGCGGGTCGTCGCCCTGACGCTGCTCGTTCATGCGAACCGCCCGCGCGCGGAGGGCAATCCAGCGCGGTATCCGAGCAGAGCTGATCGTTTCGAGCCAGAGAGCCATGGGGCGAAAGATCTCCGCTGCGGCGCTTCGGAAATTCTGAACCGAGGTGCGACGCGACGCGGGCAACCGATAAGGCAGCCCGCGAATCGACGCGATTCCCGGCGACCGGTCCGAGATCGGCCGCCTGCGTCAGAGTACCAGTCCGCCGCAGATTGCGGGATCGTCTATTTCGAGGATTCGTCCGCTGCTCACGGGCTACCGCCCTCCGAGAACCGCCGCTACGATCTCTTTGCGCTTCGAAACGTTCATCTTGACGCCGATGTTGCGCGCGTGCGTTGCGACCGTCGAGTCCGCGATCATCAGTTGCTCGGCGATCGCCGCCGTCGAGGCGCCGCGCACCAAGTGCTCGAGAACCTCGCGCTCGCGTTCGCTGAGGCCGAAGCGCTCGACCGCGACATCGACCGGCGAGCGCACCGCGAGCCGTTCCAAGAACAGCGCGTAGTGCGAACGGCCGTCACCCCGCAGGCGCACGAGCCGCACGGCCTGGCCCGGTCCGGCCAGCCCGAGCAAAACGTCGGCCCCAGGATCGCTCGCAATCAGCTTCAGCACGGTGGCTCGCGCGGCAGCGCTCAACGAACGTTCGTCGACCCCGCGCAGCAAGACGTCCCCCGTCGCATCCATGACGTACACGCGGGGGGCGGAGCGCATGGAGACAAGGGAAAGCGCTTCACCGTTATGCTCGGCGACGTTCTGAGTTTTTAGCACGGGAGCAGACCGAGTTCGCACGCACGGCCTCGTCCCCTCCGCGCCGCTCTCATGGAGCCCGCCGTAATGGTGCGGTATTTTGCCTTTTGCGGATCGGCATGCCCACAAAGTATCCCCAAGACAGGCTATGAGCAACCAGGCACCCTAGGCCATCCCAAAAAACAAAACGATAGCTTAACCGGCCTGCGCGCCGCGTCGACACCCGGGCGCGCAATGCTTAGGCGCTCGGGCGGATTGACCGTGGTCACACACCGGCACCCGTGATTGGCTAGGACTTATGACCCCATGCCATTGGGCCGATGAGCCTTATATGAACGGATTC
It includes:
- a CDS encoding helix-turn-helix transcriptional regulator, giving the protein MRSAPRVYVMDATGDVLLRGVDERSLSAAARATVLKLIASDPGADVLLGLAGPGQAVRLVRLRGDGRSHYALFLERLAVRSPVDVAVERFGLSEREREVLEHLVRGASTAAIAEQLMIADSTVATHARNIGVKMNVSKRKEIVAAVLGGR